The following coding sequences lie in one Bacteroides helcogenes P 36-108 genomic window:
- a CDS encoding YccF domain-containing protein produces MGCLMNVLWLLLGGIFTAIEYVVASLLLMITIVGIPFGMQTMKMAGLALWPFGKEVRNGERSGGCLYVLMNVLWILLGGIWISLSHLVFGLLLCITIIGIPFGIQHFKLAGLALTPFGKDIVVA; encoded by the coding sequence ATGGGGTGTTTAATGAATGTTTTGTGGCTGCTACTTGGAGGCATTTTCACCGCTATTGAGTATGTTGTTGCCAGCCTGCTGTTAATGATAACGATAGTAGGTATTCCTTTTGGTATGCAGACCATGAAAATGGCAGGGCTTGCTTTATGGCCTTTCGGTAAAGAAGTGCGTAATGGAGAACGTTCGGGTGGTTGTCTTTATGTACTTATGAATGTGCTTTGGATATTATTAGGAGGTATCTGGATAAGTCTGTCGCATTTAGTATTCGGATTATTGCTGTGTATAACAATTATAGGTATCCCTTTTGGAATACAGCATTTTAAATTGGCTGGATTGGCCTTGACACCTTTCGGAAAAGACATAGTGGTAGCCTGA
- a CDS encoding LytR/AlgR family response regulator transcription factor gives MNKLMELLRSPYPTLYRRWKSVVIPPVIIFLILYILQPFGISRIEENKFWIVAGSAFIAAGASGIFTYLLPILFPSYYKEQNWTLGKYVLNMLLFLLLIAVGVWIYLSWLMGVWLNGRLFFMALSWVMILALFPVTFFLMWNRNLLLTRNLKAATEMNFYLSRKLSEEDRSPLAKEKESSGEWLFFSGGVKERLEVSVRDFLYAEAEGNYVKVVYYSVKGQGTIRKLLRVTMKQAEETIAGYSYIIRCHRAFLVNVRKVVKVEGNSQGYRLRLEGCEEEVPVSRAYAKEVKMLIENEVAS, from the coding sequence ATGAATAAACTGATGGAGCTTTTACGAAGCCCTTACCCTACGCTTTATCGGCGCTGGAAATCTGTAGTGATACCTCCGGTAATCATTTTCTTGATACTTTATATATTGCAACCATTTGGTATTTCGCGGATAGAAGAAAATAAATTTTGGATTGTAGCTGGTTCTGCATTCATTGCTGCAGGAGCATCGGGTATTTTTACGTATTTGTTGCCAATTTTGTTTCCTTCCTATTATAAAGAACAAAATTGGACTTTGGGTAAATACGTCTTGAATATGCTTCTGTTTCTTTTGTTGATAGCTGTCGGAGTCTGGATTTATCTGTCATGGTTGATGGGAGTTTGGCTGAATGGGCGATTGTTTTTTATGGCTTTGTCTTGGGTGATGATACTGGCTCTTTTCCCTGTCACTTTCTTCTTGATGTGGAATCGGAATCTATTGCTGACTCGTAATTTGAAGGCTGCGACTGAAATGAACTTTTATCTTTCAAGGAAGCTTTCTGAGGAAGATAGGAGTCCTTTGGCCAAAGAAAAAGAAAGTAGCGGGGAATGGTTGTTTTTTTCTGGTGGAGTAAAAGAAAGATTGGAAGTGTCAGTCCGTGATTTTCTTTATGCAGAGGCGGAGGGAAATTATGTAAAAGTGGTTTATTATTCTGTAAAAGGCCAGGGTACTATCCGAAAATTATTGCGAGTCACGATGAAGCAGGCGGAAGAAACGATAGCCGGTTACTCTTATATAATTCGTTGTCACCGCGCTTTTCTGGTGAATGTCCGAAAGGTAGTAAAAGTAGAAGGAAACTCACAGGGGTATCGCTTGCGATTGGAAGGCTGTGAAGAAGAAGTTCCTGTTTCAAGAGCATACGCCAAAGAGGTGAAAATGTTGATAGAGAATGAGGTAGCAAGCTAA
- a CDS encoding TonB-dependent receptor plug domain-containing protein, with the protein MKRKIILLALSILFFVHPSIAQKVITDTIQIKFNIDSVGLEEVVVKGRKTPAANSRWSDMHPVELVTVGGANGDLYKALQTLPGTQVQGETGELLVRGGSSSETQTYIDGMHVLNPYTSNGINTPARSRYSTFMFSGVNLASGGASQEYGEALSAVLPLETKDYSRVNKVGVNASVVGVGGGGTHVFDKGSLSVDLNYQNLGLYDKIYSGRKEFSKPYRMFSGAAQFRYTPDEATTLKIYAQYDRTDLSTYEGEERRLFGLGEDNAYINATFRRRMSGGWNWFAGAAYSFNEQKINGAVLASDDWLERQQELHLKTKVFKRLSSTFRLDMGLESYIRSYKNHYLLSEIDDSNSMSPTVSAGFFSATYYPVEQLKAELSFRTEYTSLNRKVNFSPRLALNYHWGDVMFSGTIGRYTQLPENEYLVRQPDLKSEACLQYNLGIQYGNGGRFYKAEFYYKNYDRLALTEVNASPEAIFLTSNGYGHSKGIDLFFRDQALLKNLEYQLSYTYNISKRKYQEYTEVTTPQYATRHNAALVVKYSLPSLHTIIGVTNRFSSGRPYHNPTLPGLMNDEVKPYNSLDLGLTYLVNKKVIIHASATNILCRKNEFGKVDNKAILASSDHFFYIGVYITLGKKAAYDVSNF; encoded by the coding sequence ATGAAACGGAAAATTATTCTTTTAGCTTTAAGTATTTTATTCTTTGTGCATCCATCTATAGCACAAAAGGTAATAACAGATACGATACAAATTAAATTCAATATCGATAGTGTCGGATTGGAAGAAGTCGTAGTGAAAGGACGTAAAACTCCTGCTGCTAATAGTCGTTGGAGTGATATGCATCCGGTAGAACTGGTTACGGTGGGCGGCGCAAACGGTGATTTATACAAAGCATTGCAAACATTGCCCGGTACGCAGGTGCAAGGTGAAACCGGTGAACTGCTGGTACGCGGCGGCAGTAGTAGTGAGACACAAACCTATATAGATGGTATGCATGTATTGAATCCTTATACTTCAAATGGTATCAATACACCGGCTCGAAGCCGTTATTCCACTTTTATGTTTAGCGGGGTGAACCTTGCTTCCGGTGGTGCTTCACAAGAATATGGAGAAGCGCTCTCTGCCGTACTGCCTTTGGAGACAAAAGATTATAGTCGGGTTAATAAAGTGGGAGTGAATGCTTCGGTTGTCGGGGTAGGAGGCGGAGGTACACACGTCTTTGATAAAGGCTCTTTGTCGGTGGATTTGAACTATCAGAATTTGGGATTATATGATAAGATTTATTCCGGCCGTAAAGAGTTCTCAAAACCCTATCGGATGTTTTCAGGGGCCGCTCAGTTCCGGTATACTCCTGATGAGGCTACTACTTTAAAGATATATGCCCAGTATGACCGTACGGATCTTTCTACCTATGAAGGAGAAGAACGTAGATTATTTGGTTTGGGTGAGGATAATGCTTATATCAATGCAACTTTTCGCCGTCGCATGTCGGGTGGATGGAATTGGTTTGCGGGTGCAGCCTATTCGTTCAATGAGCAGAAGATAAATGGTGCTGTTTTGGCAAGTGACGATTGGTTGGAGCGTCAACAAGAGTTGCATCTGAAAACTAAAGTTTTTAAACGTTTGTCATCGACTTTTCGCTTGGATATGGGATTGGAGAGCTATATCCGTTCTTATAAGAATCATTATCTGCTTTCCGAAATTGATGATAGTAATAGTATGTCGCCCACGGTTAGTGCAGGATTCTTTTCGGCTACTTATTATCCTGTAGAGCAACTTAAAGCCGAACTTTCTTTTCGTACGGAGTATACTTCACTAAACCGAAAAGTGAATTTCTCTCCGCGGTTAGCATTGAACTATCATTGGGGAGATGTCATGTTTTCAGGAACCATAGGGCGCTATACACAATTACCGGAGAATGAATATTTGGTTCGCCAGCCTGATTTGAAGTCTGAAGCGTGTTTGCAATATAATCTGGGTATCCAGTACGGTAACGGTGGACGCTTTTACAAAGCCGAATTCTATTATAAGAATTATGATCGCTTGGCATTGACTGAAGTAAATGCTTCCCCTGAAGCTATCTTCTTGACATCTAATGGATATGGACATAGCAAAGGTATCGATCTTTTCTTCCGTGACCAGGCTTTGCTTAAAAATCTGGAATACCAGCTTTCTTATACCTATAATATATCCAAACGTAAATACCAAGAGTATACCGAAGTGACCACACCTCAGTATGCTACCCGACATAATGCTGCCTTGGTAGTAAAATACTCTTTACCGAGTTTACATACCATTATCGGTGTAACCAATCGTTTCAGTAGTGGTCGTCCTTACCATAACCCTACTTTACCAGGCTTGATGAACGATGAGGTGAAACCCTATAACAGTTTGGATTTGGGACTAACTTATTTGGTTAACAAGAAGGTGATTATCCATGCTTCCGCAACCAATATCTTGTGCCGGAAGAATGAATTCGGGAAGGTAGACAATAAAGCCATATTGGCGTCCAGTGACCATTTCTTCTACATAGGAGTATATATAACCCTTGGTAAGAAGGCTGCTTACGATGTATCTAATTTCTAA
- a CDS encoding DUF2141 domain-containing protein, translated as MKAMIIFLVFVLQGAAQLLFAQNLTIEVRDIEKTEGYLYVAIYNSQETFMKKPLAGFRVDVKDKVLSIPCKGLPAGTYAISLYQDENGNGKLDTGAFGIPTEKFGFSNDAEGVMGVPSFDKCRFSFNEDMTLVIHLK; from the coding sequence ATGAAAGCAATGATTATCTTTTTAGTATTTGTATTGCAAGGTGCAGCTCAGTTATTATTTGCACAGAACTTAACTATTGAAGTGCGTGATATAGAGAAAACGGAAGGTTATCTCTACGTAGCCATCTACAACTCTCAAGAGACATTTATGAAGAAGCCATTGGCAGGTTTCCGGGTCGACGTAAAGGACAAAGTACTTTCTATACCTTGTAAGGGATTGCCTGCCGGTACATATGCTATTTCTCTCTATCAGGATGAGAATGGAAATGGAAAACTGGACACTGGGGCTTTCGGTATTCCTACGGAAAAGTTCGGTTTTAGTAATGATGCCGAAGGTGTAATGGGAGTACCTTCTTTTGACAAATGCCGTTTTTCTTTTAATGAAGATATGACTTTGGTGATACATTTGAAATAG
- a CDS encoding transglutaminase domain-containing protein, giving the protein MRRATQFLGIIGLTCLFVACGNSHFMTDAAYRQRVEQDFEQKKNLITQGEMFSIFDGELTTYEREALEFLYAYMPLADIADYSGEFHLMNVRASQQAEKEMPWGKNIPEDLYRHFVLPVRVNNEPLDSARVVFYKELKDRVKTLSIYDAILEVNHWCHEKAVYTPSDARTSSPLATVRTAYGRCGEESTLLVAALRSVGIPARQVYTPRWAHTDDNHAWVEAWADGKWHFLGACEPEPVLDLGWFNAPASRGMLMHTKVFGRYEGKEETMSVAPCYTEINVIDNYAPTAKAIVSVKDEQGRAVADARVEFKLYNYAEFYTVAAKQTDDSGTCSLTAGRGDMLVWASKDGSFGFAKLSFGKQQELTVVLDRKEGENFTEDINIVPPVENANLPEVTPEQRAENDRRLAQEDSVRNAYVATFMTEESARNFAERYKLDADVASGILVASRGNYKTICNFMARLRSDKSKKGGLDLLQQVSAKDLRDVRLEVLIDHMQSTVRTNAEYYRKYVRNPRVSNETLTPYKAFFGKVIPKEDVETYVADPGKLVTWVAEKIRVNKDCNLGGSPISPEGVWKARMADAHSRDIFFVSMARSMGIPARIDEVTGKVQLVTDEGAVDVNFGTSGQASARKGKLIAGYSPVKGLDDPKYYSHFTISKITPQGNLQLLSYDEGDIDMGGGATWSNLLKEGTALDAGNYVLVTGTRLASGAVLTEATSFSITPGQTTTVQLVMRANEDEVQVIGNFNSESHFTPLYDNGFTPDDLSAKSLLQACGRGYFVVGILGVNQEPTNHALRDIATFKADLEKWGRKIVLLFPDKAQSEKFVKEAFPGLPSTIIYGIDTDGIAAQIADAMKLKHKDTLPIFIIADTFNRVVFVSQGYTIGLGEQLMKVIHKI; this is encoded by the coding sequence ATGAGACGTGCTACACAATTTCTTGGAATAATCGGGCTGACGTGTTTGTTTGTCGCTTGCGGCAATTCACATTTCATGACGGATGCTGCTTACCGTCAGCGCGTGGAACAAGATTTCGAACAGAAAAAGAACTTGATTACACAAGGAGAAATGTTTTCCATATTCGATGGGGAGCTGACTACTTACGAACGGGAAGCGTTGGAATTCCTTTATGCCTATATGCCTTTGGCGGATATTGCCGATTATTCCGGTGAATTTCATCTGATGAATGTGCGTGCTTCGCAGCAGGCTGAAAAAGAGATGCCTTGGGGGAAAAACATTCCGGAAGATTTGTACCGCCATTTTGTTCTTCCGGTTCGAGTAAATAATGAGCCTTTGGACAGCGCCCGTGTGGTGTTCTATAAGGAACTGAAAGACCGGGTGAAAACATTATCCATCTATGATGCCATTCTGGAAGTGAATCATTGGTGTCATGAAAAAGCTGTCTATACACCTTCCGATGCCCGTACCAGTTCTCCTTTGGCGACGGTGCGTACCGCCTATGGCCGTTGCGGTGAAGAATCCACACTGCTGGTTGCAGCCTTGCGCTCGGTAGGTATTCCTGCACGTCAGGTATATACGCCGCGTTGGGCACATACGGACGACAATCATGCTTGGGTAGAGGCATGGGCGGATGGAAAGTGGCATTTTCTCGGAGCTTGTGAGCCGGAACCGGTGCTCGACTTGGGATGGTTTAATGCCCCTGCCAGCCGGGGAATGCTGATGCATACCAAGGTATTTGGACGTTATGAGGGTAAAGAGGAAACGATGTCTGTTGCTCCCTGTTATACAGAGATTAATGTGATAGATAATTATGCGCCGACAGCCAAGGCGATTGTGTCGGTAAAAGATGAACAAGGAAGGGCTGTTGCTGACGCCCGTGTGGAATTCAAGCTCTACAATTACGCAGAGTTTTATACGGTGGCTGCCAAGCAGACTGATGATTCGGGTACTTGCAGCCTGACTGCCGGCAGAGGAGATATGCTGGTGTGGGCATCGAAAGACGGTAGTTTTGGTTTTGCCAAACTTTCTTTCGGGAAGCAGCAGGAATTGACGGTGGTACTCGACAGGAAAGAAGGGGAGAACTTTACGGAGGATATCAATATCGTGCCTCCTGTGGAAAATGCGAACCTTCCTGAAGTAACTCCGGAACAACGTGCTGAGAATGACAGGAGGCTGGCGCAGGAAGATTCTGTACGCAATGCTTATGTGGCAACATTCATGACAGAGGAGTCGGCACGGAATTTTGCGGAACGATATAAATTGGATGCGGATGTGGCATCCGGAATTTTGGTTGCCTCTCGTGGCAACTATAAGACTATTTGTAACTTCATGGCCCGTTTGCGTTCTGATAAGTCAAAGAAAGGTGGTCTTGACCTGTTGCAGCAAGTTTCTGCCAAAGATCTTCGTGATGTCAGACTGGAGGTGTTGATTGACCACATGCAATCCACTGTGCGCACGAATGCAGAATATTATCGTAAATATGTGCGTAATCCGCGTGTCAGCAATGAAACGCTGACTCCGTACAAAGCCTTCTTCGGCAAAGTGATTCCGAAAGAGGATGTTGAAACTTATGTGGCAGATCCGGGAAAATTGGTGACTTGGGTTGCAGAAAAGATCCGGGTGAACAAAGATTGTAATTTAGGGGGATCTCCAATTTCGCCCGAAGGTGTATGGAAAGCACGCATGGCAGATGCTCATAGCCGTGACATTTTCTTCGTTTCCATGGCACGTAGCATGGGAATTCCTGCACGAATCGACGAGGTAACGGGCAAGGTGCAGTTGGTTACAGATGAGGGAGCCGTAGATGTGAACTTCGGGACGTCCGGGCAGGCTTCTGCCCGGAAAGGCAAGCTCATTGCCGGATACTCACCGGTCAAAGGATTGGATGATCCGAAATATTATTCTCATTTCACTATTTCTAAAATAACGCCACAAGGCAATCTGCAATTGCTGTCTTATGACGAGGGTGATATTGATATGGGCGGTGGTGCTACATGGAGCAATCTTTTGAAGGAGGGAACTGCGCTGGATGCCGGAAACTATGTTCTTGTGACAGGTACTCGTTTGGCAAGCGGTGCAGTGCTTACCGAAGCCACGTCATTTAGCATAACTCCGGGGCAGACAACAACCGTGCAGTTGGTTATGCGTGCAAACGAGGATGAAGTACAAGTTATCGGAAATTTCAATTCGGAATCTCATTTCACTCCGTTGTATGACAATGGCTTCACACCGGACGATCTGTCTGCAAAAAGCTTGTTGCAGGCATGTGGCCGTGGCTATTTCGTGGTTGGTATATTGGGTGTCAATCAAGAACCTACCAACCATGCTTTGCGTGACATTGCCACCTTTAAGGCCGACTTAGAGAAGTGGGGACGCAAAATCGTGTTGCTCTTTCCAGATAAGGCTCAATCGGAGAAGTTTGTGAAGGAGGCTTTTCCCGGATTACCTTCTACTATCATATATGGCATAGATACCGACGGTATTGCCGCACAAATAGCCGATGCGATGAAGCTGAAGCATAAAGACACGCTGCCGATATTTATTATAGCAGATACCTTCAACCGTGTAGTCTTTGTTTCGCAAGGTTATACCATTGGATTGGGTGAACAATTGATGAAGGTTATACACAAGATTTGA
- a CDS encoding copper homeostasis protein CutC, with protein sequence MKQFQFEVCANSVESCLAAQKGGAHRVELCAGIPEGGTTPSYGDIVIAREALQRTKLHIIIRPRGGDFLYSPVEQRIMLKDIDNARQLGADGVVLGCLTTDGDIDISLMKQLMEAAQGMSVTFHRAFDVCRNPQKALEDIISLGCDRILTSGGQATAEQGIPLLKELHRQAAGRIILLAGCGVNETNIARIAQETDIREFHFSARESLRSDMTYRNETVSMGGTVHIDEYLRPVTTVERVEKTIRSLIPMR encoded by the coding sequence ATGAAACAGTTTCAATTTGAGGTCTGCGCCAATTCAGTGGAAAGCTGCCTTGCCGCACAGAAAGGAGGAGCACACCGGGTAGAATTATGTGCCGGTATCCCCGAAGGCGGCACTACTCCTTCTTATGGTGACATAGTCATAGCGCGCGAAGCATTGCAGAGAACCAAACTGCATATCATCATCCGTCCGCGCGGCGGTGATTTCCTCTACTCTCCGGTTGAACAGCGCATCATGCTGAAAGACATAGACAATGCCCGCCAGTTGGGGGCAGACGGGGTGGTGCTCGGATGTCTCACGACAGACGGAGACATTGACATCTCTCTGATGAAACAATTGATGGAAGCCGCACAAGGCATGTCGGTCACTTTCCACCGTGCTTTCGATGTTTGCCGCAATCCACAAAAAGCGCTCGAAGATATCATCAGTTTAGGGTGTGACCGTATCCTGACTTCCGGAGGACAAGCAACTGCAGAGCAAGGCATCCCATTACTAAAGGAACTGCATAGACAGGCTGCCGGCCGCATCATCCTATTGGCCGGATGCGGGGTGAACGAAACGAATATTGCCCGCATTGCCCAAGAAACAGACATCCGTGAATTTCATTTTTCAGCAAGGGAAAGCTTAAGAAGTGACATGACTTACCGCAACGAAACTGTTTCCATGGGAGGAACAGTACATATTGACGAGTACTTACGCCCTGTAACTACCGTAGAAAGAGTAGAAAAAACAATCAGAAGCCTCATCCCTATGCGATAA
- the rny gene encoding ribonuclease Y has translation MTVVTIVVSIACFIVGGFASYMFFKHGLKSKYDNILKDAETEAEVIKKNKLLEVKEKFLNKKADLEKEVAIRNQKIQQAENKLKQRELVLNQRQEEIQRKKTEAEAVKENLEAQLAIVDKKKEELDSMQRQEIEKLETISGLSAEEAKERMIESLKEEAKTQAQSFINDIMDDAKLTASKEAKRIVIQSIQRVATETAIENSVTVFHIESDEIKGRIIGREGRNIRALEAATGVEIVVDDTPEAIVLSAFDPVRREVARLALHQLVTDGRIHPARIEEVVAKVRKQVEEEIIETGKRTTIDLGIHGLHPELIRIIGKMKYRSSYGQNLLQHARETANLCAVMASELGLNPKKAKRAGLLHDIGKVPDEEPELPHALYGMKLAEKFKEKPDICNAIGAHHDEVEMNTLLAPIVQVCDAISGARPGARREIVEAYIKRLNDLEQLAMSYPGVTKTYAIQAGRELRVIVGADKIDDKATENLSGEIAKKIQDEMTYPGQVKITVIRETRAVSYAK, from the coding sequence ATGACAGTAGTTACAATAGTAGTGTCCATTGCCTGCTTCATCGTAGGGGGATTTGCTTCGTACATGTTCTTCAAGCACGGACTGAAGTCCAAATACGACAACATCCTCAAAGATGCCGAAACGGAAGCAGAAGTAATTAAAAAGAATAAGTTGCTGGAAGTGAAGGAGAAATTCCTGAACAAAAAGGCCGACTTGGAAAAAGAAGTAGCCATCCGCAACCAAAAGATACAGCAGGCGGAAAACAAACTGAAACAACGTGAACTGGTGCTGAACCAACGTCAGGAAGAAATTCAACGCAAGAAAACGGAAGCCGAAGCTGTGAAGGAAAACCTGGAAGCTCAGTTGGCTATCGTTGACAAGAAAAAGGAAGAATTGGACAGCATGCAACGCCAGGAGATTGAGAAACTGGAAACCATTTCGGGCCTTTCTGCCGAAGAAGCCAAAGAACGCATGATCGAATCTTTGAAGGAAGAAGCCAAGACACAGGCTCAATCATTCATCAATGACATCATGGACGATGCCAAGCTGACGGCAAGCAAAGAGGCAAAGCGCATTGTGATACAATCCATACAGCGTGTGGCCACTGAAACGGCTATCGAGAACTCTGTTACCGTATTCCATATCGAATCGGACGAAATCAAAGGACGTATTATCGGTCGTGAAGGCCGCAACATCCGTGCCCTCGAAGCTGCCACCGGTGTGGAAATCGTTGTGGACGATACTCCGGAAGCCATTGTATTGTCAGCCTTCGATCCGGTTCGCCGCGAAGTGGCCCGCTTGGCACTGCACCAATTAGTGACAGACGGACGTATCCATCCGGCACGTATCGAAGAGGTAGTTGCCAAAGTACGCAAGCAAGTTGAAGAAGAAATTATTGAAACCGGTAAACGCACCACCATCGACCTCGGCATTCACGGCCTGCATCCTGAACTGATCCGCATCATCGGTAAGATGAAATACCGTTCTTCATACGGTCAGAACTTATTGCAGCATGCCCGTGAAACAGCCAACCTCTGTGCAGTCATGGCATCTGAATTGGGACTGAATCCGAAGAAGGCAAAACGTGCCGGACTGCTGCATGACATCGGCAAAGTGCCCGATGAGGAGCCTGAATTGCCACACGCACTCTATGGTATGAAACTGGCAGAAAAGTTCAAGGAAAAGCCGGACATTTGCAACGCCATCGGCGCACACCACGATGAAGTAGAAATGAATACCCTGCTGGCTCCTATCGTACAAGTATGCGACGCCATTTCAGGCGCACGTCCGGGAGCCCGCCGCGAAATCGTGGAAGCTTATATCAAACGTCTGAACGACCTTGAACAATTGGCAATGTCTTATCCGGGAGTCACCAAGACCTATGCCATCCAAGCAGGACGCGAGTTGCGCGTAATCGTAGGAGCAGACAAGATCGACGATAAGGCAACGGAAAACCTTTCCGGTGAAATAGCCAAGAAAATACAGGATGAGATGACTTATCCGGGACAGGTGAAGATTACCGTAATCCGCGAAACACGTGCGGTAAGCTATGCCAAGTAA
- a CDS encoding cell division protein ZapA: MNDKIKINLQMAGASYPLTINREDEEMVREAAKQVDIRFNAYREHYQNVSPERIIAMVAYQFSLENLQMKDRNDTEPYTTKIKELTEVLEAYFKEQ, translated from the coding sequence ATGAACGATAAGATAAAGATAAATCTGCAAATGGCAGGCGCCTCCTATCCCCTCACCATCAACCGCGAGGATGAAGAAATGGTAAGAGAAGCCGCCAAACAGGTAGATATCCGGTTCAATGCGTATAGGGAACATTATCAGAATGTATCTCCTGAAAGGATTATAGCCATGGTGGCCTATCAGTTCTCTCTGGAAAACCTTCAGATGAAGGATCGTAACGATACCGAACCTTATACCACAAAAATAAAAGAACTGACAGAAGTATTGGAAGCCTATTTCAAAGAACAATAA